The following DNA comes from Mycobacteroides immunogenum.
CCGGCGGGCTCGACTCCACTGCGATCACCGCATTGGCCAACGCTCAACTGGGCGACACCTCAGTGCGTTCCTTCTCCATAGATTTCTCCGCACCGTTCAACCGTTCCGAGGTGACTCCCAACGCCGACTCGGAGTTCGCACTCGATGCCGCCCAGTTCATCGGATCGGAGCACAGCAGCATCGTCCTTGACGGGGCGGGTCTCGCTGACGCACGAGTGCGCGAGGAATGCGTCCGGTCCCGCGATCTGCCGTTTGGTATCGGAGATCTCGACATGAGCTTGTACATGTTGTGCACCGCCATCAAAGAGCACTCGACCGTCGCACTGTCCGGCGAGTCGGCAGACGAGGTCTTCGGCGGGTATCTGTGGTTCCACCGTGAAGACGCGGTGCACGCCAACACCTTCCCGTGGATGTCGGACAGCCCCGCGCACGGGCGACTCCACGCACGCATCGCCGCACTGTTCCGGCCTGATCTGCGCGCCAAACTCGGACTTGACGACTACGTACGCGACCAGTACCACACCGCCGTCAATGAGCTTTCTCCCGCAGGCTCCGCGCCGCACGAGGAACGCATGCGTTCACTGACCTATCTGGGCCTGAGCCGATTCCTGCCCACACTGCTCGACCGCAAGGATCGGCTGAGCATGGCGGCAGGGCTGGAAGTGCGCGTACCATTCTGCGACCACCGTCTCGTGGAATATGTTGCGCCGCTCGCATGGTCACTCCGCACCGCCGATGGCCGGGAGAAGAGCGTCTTGCGGGGCGCTATCAACGATGTAATCCCGCGGGCCGTCGCACAGCGGCGCAAGTCGCCCTACCCGTCGGTGCCCGATCCCTCCTACTCAGCGGAAGTCGCCCGCCAGCTCGGTGAGCGGCTGGCCGACCCGGCCAGCCGACTGCACGAGCTGCTCAGCCCTGAGGCATTGCGCGTGGCCATCGAGCCCGTCTCCGCTCCCGGGGTTCTGATCAGCAACGTCGAAGCCGAAATCGCCCTGAACTTCGATGACTGGCTGCGCCTCTACGACCCGGTGCTGGCCCTATGAGCACGGGATCAGCTGTGGCGCAGCAAGGCTCGGTAGCCACCCAGATCGTTCGCCGATACGGACTGCTGTACGCGCTGCTCTTTGTGTTCGGCGCCGAGATGTACCTGGTGGCTCCACTACTGCCCACACTGGGACAGCAATACGGTGTCACCACCAGTACCGCAGCGGTTTTGGTCACCGTGTACGTGGCGGTTCAAGCCATCGCCGGACCGTTCCAGGGCCTGGCTTACCCGGTGCTGGGCGCTCGAACGTTGATCGTGGCGGGCGCCTTGGTATTCACCGCCGGAAATCTCGCGGCTGCCTTCGCCGGCAGTTTCGGGATACTGCTGCTATCCCGGGCGATCGCCGGCCTCGGGGTATCCCTGGCGGGCCCGGCGATCTGGTCCTGGATCGCCGAGACGGCACCGGATACCTACCGCAGTACCGCAATTGGGGCCGGTATGGGCGGCTTTGCCGTGGGGCAGGTGTGCGGGGTGCCGCTGGGAGCCTTGGTCGCGAGCCAATTCGGGTGGCGCTGGTCGTTCGGGGTCATGGCCATCGTGGCGACAGCGGCCGCCGCCGTGCTCTGGCGCGCCTTACGACACGCCAGCCGTCAGGTCAGAACCGGTGAACCGCCTGGCAGTCAGCTGGCACATCTGTTCCGAGTCTGGCGACCGGGGCCGGTGCCGTGGACCCTGCTGATCACTTTCGGCTTCCATGCCGCGAATCTTGGCGCCTATACCTATCTTTCCGCCGTGCTTGCGGCCCGATATCACCTCGATGTGGCACAGCTGGGTTACGTCGGCGCCCTGAGTGGCGGCGGCATGTTCCTCGGATCACTTGCCGGCGGGCGCATCCTGGATCGGGTACGCGCGCGCGGCGGCAACGAATACCTGGTACTTCCGGCATGGCTGGCGATCACGGCCGTCGCGATCACGACCGTGTTCATCAGTCACACCCTCTGGATCAGCCTGGTGCTGGTACCGGTCTGGTTCTTCGCCGCGGGCGCATTCGAC
Coding sequences within:
- the asnB gene encoding asparagine synthase (glutamine-hydrolyzing), which gives rise to MCGITGWVDYHGLGPDAETVLTRMTDTMTRRGPDGAGTWRSDIAGLGHRRLAIIDLAGGAQPMTYSPVDEDQPRLVITYSGEVYNFRELRDELRRRGHNFHTASDTEVVLRAWAEWGPAAAEKLNGIYAFAIWDTSTRTLTLVRDRLGVKPLYFRQLGSALAFGSEPKAILAQDNRRPEVDEEGIIQLMLPLLKVPGRSPYTDIGEVLPGEVVTFSANGLVRQRYWTLEETLAAPPRTNDLAEASAAVRELLDDTVRRQLVADVPLCTLLSGGLDSTAITALANAQLGDTSVRSFSIDFSAPFNRSEVTPNADSEFALDAAQFIGSEHSSIVLDGAGLADARVREECVRSRDLPFGIGDLDMSLYMLCTAIKEHSTVALSGESADEVFGGYLWFHREDAVHANTFPWMSDSPAHGRLHARIAALFRPDLRAKLGLDDYVRDQYHTAVNELSPAGSAPHEERMRSLTYLGLSRFLPTLLDRKDRLSMAAGLEVRVPFCDHRLVEYVAPLAWSLRTADGREKSVLRGAINDVIPRAVAQRRKSPYPSVPDPSYSAEVARQLGERLADPASRLHELLSPEALRVAIEPVSAPGVLISNVEAEIALNFDDWLRLYDPVLAL
- a CDS encoding MFS transporter codes for the protein MSTGSAVAQQGSVATQIVRRYGLLYALLFVFGAEMYLVAPLLPTLGQQYGVTTSTAAVLVTVYVAVQAIAGPFQGLAYPVLGARTLIVAGALVFTAGNLAAAFAGSFGILLLSRAIAGLGVSLAGPAIWSWIAETAPDTYRSTAIGAGMGGFAVGQVCGVPLGALVASQFGWRWSFGVMAIVATAAAAVLWRALRHASRQVRTGEPPGSQLAHLFRVWRPGPVPWTLLITFGFHAANLGAYTYLSAVLAARYHLDVAQLGYVGALSGGGMFLGSLAGGRILDRVRARGGNEYLVLPAWLAITAVAITTVFISHTLWISLVLVPVWFFAAGAFDTNQQTLIAGSSTGFTAVALSWNLSVLYAATAFGVWIMGLGASRADSVIISAGGLLTVSLIIAVTLGVTGGRRARTNTAALIGTVAVAVAVMHTGPRAGSSSPTPVRCSVHTTVTICAGDYDTQIRSHPNLRDIPALPAKPTTKTRPTVVEPSG